One genomic region from Octopus sinensis linkage group LG13, ASM634580v1, whole genome shotgun sequence encodes:
- the LOC115218411 gene encoding eukaryotic translation initiation factor 3 subunit F, which translates to MAGLVCRVHPVVLFSIVDAYERRQEDAHRVIGTLLGTCEKGAVEVSNCFTVPHNESEDEVAVDIEYARNMYDLHRKVNSSEVIVGWFSSSGEISEYSVLIHEYYAREAKNPVHITVDTSLMTGKMGVKAFISTPMGVANKSTGIMFTPVNVEIIKYETEQVAINLIRESQLSSKRSVSMVTDLQQVDILCGRLQSMLAIVQQYVEDVLDGKIAPDNSTGRFLMELIHSVPMIDPDEFSAMLNANIKDLLMVTYLSNLTRAQLALNERLTMFIAMGAKE; encoded by the exons ATGGCGGGCCTCGTGTGCCGTGTTCATCCCGTGGTCTTATTTTCCATCGTCGATGCTTACGAACGAAGACAAGAAGATGCACACCGAGTTATTGGAACACTATTAG GTACCTGTGAGAAAGGGGCAGTTGAAGTTTCTAATTGCTTCACCGTTCCACATAATGAATCAGAAGATGAA GTTGCTGTTGATATTGAATATGCTCGAAATATGTACGACCTTCACAGGAAAGTCAACAGTTCGGAAGTCATAGTCGGCTG GTTTTCCAGTAGTGGTGAAATATCCGAGTACTCTGTGCTCATTCATGAGTATTATGCTCGTGAAGCGAAAAATCCTGTACATATTACAGTAGACACATCTTTGATGACTGGAAAAATGGGTGTTAAAGCTTTTATTAG TACACCGATGGGTGTTGCCAACAAGTCAACCGGTATCATGTTTACACCAGTTAATGTAGAAATAATTAAGTACGAGACAGAGCAAGTTGCAA TCAACTTGATTCGGGAAAGCCAGCTTTCTTCTAAAAGGTCCGTCTCTATGGTAACTGATTTACAACAAGTAGACATACTTTGTGGACGACTGCAGAGCATGCTTGCAATTGTTCAGCAATATGTTGAAGATGTTCTG GATGGTAAAATTGCTCCAGATAACAGCACAGGACGCTTTCTGATGGAACTTATTCACAGTGTCCCAATGATTGATCCTGACGAATTTTCTGCAATGCTAAATGCCAACATAAAG gATCTTCTGATGGTTACTTACCTCTCCAATTTAACTCGTGCCCAACTGGCTCTGAACGAAAGGCTCACTATGTTTATAGCTATGGGTGCTAAAGAGTAG